Genomic DNA from Dehalogenimonas lykanthroporepellens BL-DC-9:
GCGCCATGCAATCTGCCCGGTCGCAGTTGCAGATGCCGCCGATGAACGGCGTCTGAAAGGTCCAGATGGTATGGCACATTCCGTCTTCGTCATGACGGCGGATGGCAGTCCGGGCTTCCTGTGGTGTCAAGACCTCCAGGCCGGCGGTATCCGGGCCGTGGAGGAAGGTATCGTCCAGTTCGTCAAGGATTTCCTTGATTCTGCCGCCGCCGGGTGACAGACTGAGGCCGTAGCAGTAGCGGGCTTCCGGTTTGCCGATGGAGTGACGGCAGATGCAGGCCAGGCGCACCACCGAAGTGGTCATCGACAGCACTTCATCGACGTCTTCCAGTGGCAGAACCTGGCCGAAGTGATTCCTTTTCTGCCGGGCGGTTATCAAGGGGGTCACCATGCGTCGCACGATGGCCGGAGTTCGGTGCAGGCGCTCCAGGTTGGCGGCGCCGGCGGGGAGTCCTTCAGGGTGACGGAAGAACCCCGCGATGTAACGCCGACGTTCGATATCGGCCAGCAATTCATCGGCGTAATTGGCGGCGTTAAGGTACCACTTGCGGCCTTCGCCGTGCTGGTGGCAGAATTGACACATGACGTAACTTTAAGGGTACGGGTAGCCTCCAGTCAAGAATCAGGATAGTAAATTGAAGCCGGGACAGAAAAAAATTGGTTCTACGTCAATTAGTGTGAAATTGCCTCTCTGTCTTGGTAGTTAGCAGCCAATACTCTCAATCCTAAGTTGTAAGTGTTCCGATATCCGTAACCCGCCCTTTTAATGGTCTTGATCCGGTTATTCTTGCCTTCGACGAATCCATTGGTGATGGGGTAGTCATGGTAGTTGAGTATTTCTTCACGCCAATCCCGGATCGTCGTTTGGAGAAGCTGAAACCTTTTATATGGGTTGTTTTTGATTCCATGCTCAAGTTTCATGATTGTAAGTTCAGCCCCCTTCTTTGTTTCCGCATGATAACACTCGCGGAGAATCTCCTTTAGCTTCCAGGCATGCCAGATCTCCGGATAATCCCAGAATATCATGGAAATCCGACTATTCTCTTCCTCCGTCAAACATTCTTTTCCCTTGAGCAAAAGAAACCGATTCTTGAACAAATCCCGTCTTTCATCCGTTTTAAGACCGCCACCCTGATTGTTGCTGCGGGCCTTTTCAAGGGCCTGATTGAAGTGCCTGATTACATGGAATTTATCAGCCACAATCTTGGCTTGAGGCAAGCTCTTTCTTACCGCATCGCGGAAGGGGCGATGCATATCTATTGCGACCGCTTTTACCCGCTGGGGCTCTTTCAGGCCACCAAGATACCCAGCCAGTCTATGACTCCCTCTTCCTTCGATTACCGCCATCACTCTCTTATTTTGGAGGTCACAGATGACTGTGTTGTAGATATGCCCCTTTTTGACTGAGAATTCGTCTATTCCGATAATCTCTGGCGTTTCTCCCGTCCCGTCATCTACAAGGCGTTTGCCTATTTCCTCGGTTACACAGCGCCTTACAAGACCCTCGCCTACCCCTTCTTTTCTGGCTACTCCCTTGATCGTCTGATGAAGCCCTTCTTGCCCCAGGTGTTCTCTGAAACGCCGGCTGGACCTCCGCCTGATACCAAAGATATCATCCGGTTCGCTGAATATATGGCTGCACCAAAGGCAACGAAAGCGCCGCTTAATTAGAGTCAGGAATACCGGCTTATCTCGGATGGCGCGGTCTTGCTTCGACTGCTTTCTCCGATCGTGCACCTTTGAGGCCGTTTGCCCACACCTGGGACATTCGGCTTTCGTACGCCGGTAAAATACCGTCACTTCGAACCGGTTATCCAACTCCTTTTCTTCTACTACTTTTAGCTCTGGCAATCCCATTGATACTACGATACAATCATCCGGCACCTGCTTTCCTCCTTGTCTTGATGTCTGCTAACAAAAGACTATGAGGTAAGTGGGTGTCTTTTCAACTATTCAATTTCACACTTAATAGTGTAGACCCAAAAAATTATTGCATAGAGCCTGTCGCGGTGCTATACTTTGCTTCAGTTGAAGAGACCTGAAGAGGTGGGTTGAAATCCCACTTTTTTGTTGTATTAACAATTCGAAGGGGGAGCGGTAAAAAAGAAATGAAAAGCGACTTTCTGCTCGCTATTACGCAACTCTCCGCTGAAAAGAACCTCTCCAAGGAGGTAGTACTGGCGGCGGTGGAAGCGGCGCTGGTGTCAGCGTATCGCAAGGAAAGTTTTACCCCCAATCAGAATATTCAGGCGGAACTCGACACCATGACCGGCAAGATAAAGGTCTGGGCGGAGAAAAAAGTAGTCGAGAAGGTCACGGACCGTCGTATTGAGGTTACTCTG
This window encodes:
- a CDS encoding 4Fe-4S ferredoxin iron-sulfur binding domain protein (PFAM: 4Fe-4S ferredoxin iron-sulfur binding domain protein~KEGG: geo:Geob_2072 4Fe-4S ferredoxin iron-sulfur binding domain protein), whose amino-acid sequence is MCQFCHQHGEGRKWYLNAANYADELLADIERRRYIAGFFRHPEGLPAGAANLERLHRTPAIVRRMVTPLITARQKRNHFGQVLPLEDVDEVLSMTTSVVRLACICRHSIGKPEARYCYGLSLSPGGGRIKEILDELDDTFLHGPDTAGLEVLTPQEARTAIRRHDEDGMCHTIWTFQTPFIGGICNCDRADCMALNVSLNLETPVLFRAEYVAAIDTDACTGCRACLAVCHFGALAFSHTDSDVRVNNRFCYGCGICRAACPSGAVTLVDRSTSPVAGLW
- a CDS encoding transposase IS204/IS1001/IS1096/IS1165 family protein (PFAM: transposase IS204/IS1001/IS1096/IS1165 family protein~KEGG: gwc:GWCH70_3098 transposase IS204/IS1001/IS1096/IS1165 family protein), which gives rise to MPDDCIVVSMGLPELKVVEEKELDNRFEVTVFYRRTKAECPRCGQTASKVHDRRKQSKQDRAIRDKPVFLTLIKRRFRCLWCSHIFSEPDDIFGIRRRSSRRFREHLGQEGLHQTIKGVARKEGVGEGLVRRCVTEEIGKRLVDDGTGETPEIIGIDEFSVKKGHIYNTVICDLQNKRVMAVIEGRGSHRLAGYLGGLKEPQRVKAVAIDMHRPFRDAVRKSLPQAKIVADKFHVIRHFNQALEKARSNNQGGGLKTDERRDLFKNRFLLLKGKECLTEEENSRISMIFWDYPEIWHAWKLKEILRECYHAETKKGAELTIMKLEHGIKNNPYKRFQLLQTTIRDWREEILNYHDYPITNGFVEGKNNRIKTIKRAGYGYRNTYNLGLRVLAANYQDREAISH